A part of Arthrobacter dokdonellae genomic DNA contains:
- a CDS encoding GntR family transcriptional regulator, with protein MNKIQRTTTAELSTSALRQQILNGDVAPGARITEDAMAQELGISRATVRQALNTLVNEGLLVRNPATRVLEVTSLDAEDISEIYRARRVLELAGVEASRTATGDELELLKRAVDGMREAVQNDDVFGFVQADSLCHARTVGFLRSQILSQTHEALMTRLRLVIARREADESITAHGLAQHEEFCRLVLAGQVEQAKANLAERLDAAERGLQSHHIGPGMRVIR; from the coding sequence GTGAACAAGATCCAACGCACCACCACTGCGGAGTTGAGCACCTCGGCACTGCGACAACAAATCCTCAATGGGGACGTGGCACCCGGGGCCAGGATCACCGAGGACGCCATGGCCCAGGAGCTGGGCATTTCACGCGCCACCGTGCGCCAGGCGCTGAACACCCTGGTGAACGAGGGTCTGCTGGTCCGCAATCCGGCGACCCGCGTCCTTGAAGTGACAAGCCTGGACGCGGAGGACATTTCCGAGATCTACCGCGCGCGCAGGGTGCTGGAGCTGGCGGGCGTGGAAGCTTCACGAACTGCCACCGGCGACGAGCTGGAACTCCTCAAGCGTGCCGTGGACGGGATGCGCGAGGCGGTGCAGAACGATGACGTCTTTGGTTTTGTCCAGGCGGATTCGCTGTGCCATGCACGCACCGTCGGTTTCCTGAGGTCCCAGATCCTCTCGCAAACCCATGAGGCCCTCATGACGCGGCTGCGCCTGGTCATAGCACGCCGGGAGGCTGACGAAAGCATCACTGCCCACGGATTGGCCCAGCACGAGGAATTCTGCCGACTGGTGCTTGCTGGCCAGGTTGAGCAGGCCAAGGCAAATCTGGCCGAGCGCCTGGACGCGGCGGAACGCGGCCTGCAGTCGCACCACATCGGCCCCGGCATGAGGGTCATCCGCTAG
- a CDS encoding amino acid permease produces the protein MHNQTKTDSSDLVQDVPNAALTAEDAGLHKGLKSRQIQMIAIGGAIGTGLFMGAGGRLAGAGPALMFSYAICGFFAFLILRALGELVIHRPSSGSFVSYAREFFGEKAAFVSGWLYWLNWAMTAIVDITAIALYMHFFAKYVPWIGAVPQWAWALGALLLVLGLNLVSVKVFGEMEFWFALIKVVALVGFLVVGTYFVIFGTPVAGQQVGFNLIADHGGFFPNGLLPVVVVMQGVVFAYASIELIGTAAGETQNPEKVMPKAINTVIIRIAVFYVGSLVLLSLLLPYTAYKAGESPFVTFFGSIGVQGMDSIMNLVVLTAAMSSLNAGLYSTGRILRSMSLAGSAPKFAAKLNKRGVPYGGIALTAIVAGLGVILNAVVPASAFEIVLNMAALGIIASWGMIVLCQLALYRLSKKGLAIRPAFRMIGAPWTGYLTLAFLLAVVVLMAFDKPVGTWTVASIVVIVPALMIGWYASRGRINEIAAGRDGFTGAHPVIAHHSHATAAADAADAGSNSGPAAP, from the coding sequence ATGCACAACCAAACGAAAACGGACTCTTCCGACCTGGTACAGGACGTCCCGAACGCGGCCCTGACGGCGGAAGACGCCGGCCTCCACAAGGGGCTCAAGTCCCGCCAAATCCAGATGATAGCCATCGGCGGGGCCATTGGCACGGGCCTCTTCATGGGCGCCGGCGGACGCCTCGCCGGCGCCGGTCCCGCCCTGATGTTCAGCTACGCGATCTGCGGCTTTTTCGCCTTCCTGATCCTGCGGGCGCTGGGCGAACTGGTCATCCACCGGCCGTCGTCGGGCTCCTTTGTCTCCTACGCCCGCGAATTCTTCGGCGAGAAGGCCGCCTTTGTCTCCGGCTGGCTGTACTGGCTGAACTGGGCCATGACCGCCATCGTGGACATCACCGCGATCGCCCTGTACATGCACTTCTTCGCCAAATACGTGCCGTGGATCGGCGCCGTGCCCCAGTGGGCGTGGGCACTGGGCGCGCTGTTGCTGGTGCTGGGCCTGAACCTGGTCTCGGTGAAGGTATTTGGCGAAATGGAGTTCTGGTTCGCGCTGATCAAGGTGGTGGCCCTCGTCGGTTTCCTGGTGGTTGGCACCTACTTTGTCATCTTCGGCACGCCGGTGGCCGGCCAGCAGGTGGGCTTCAACCTGATCGCGGACCACGGCGGATTCTTCCCCAACGGGCTCCTACCCGTGGTGGTGGTCATGCAAGGCGTGGTGTTTGCCTACGCCTCGATCGAGCTCATCGGCACGGCAGCCGGCGAAACGCAGAACCCCGAAAAGGTCATGCCCAAGGCCATCAACACCGTCATCATCCGCATCGCCGTCTTCTACGTGGGCTCGCTGGTTCTGCTGTCACTGCTCCTGCCGTACACCGCCTACAAGGCGGGGGAAAGCCCGTTTGTGACGTTCTTCGGCTCGATCGGGGTCCAGGGCATGGACTCCATCATGAACCTGGTGGTGCTCACCGCGGCCATGTCCTCGCTGAACGCGGGCCTGTATTCCACCGGCCGCATCCTGCGCTCCATGTCCCTGGCCGGCTCCGCGCCGAAGTTCGCCGCGAAGCTGAACAAGCGCGGCGTCCCGTACGGCGGCATCGCCCTGACGGCCATCGTTGCCGGGCTCGGCGTGATCCTCAACGCCGTTGTTCCGGCGTCGGCGTTTGAAATTGTGCTGAACATGGCGGCGCTGGGCATCATCGCGTCCTGGGGCATGATCGTGCTGTGCCAGCTGGCCCTATACCGTCTGTCGAAGAAGGGCCTGGCCATCCGGCCGGCATTCCGGATGATTGGTGCGCCGTGGACCGGCTATCTGACCCTTGCCTTCCTGTTGGCAGTCGTTGTCCTCATGGCGTTCGACAAGCCCGTGGGCACCTGGACGGTGGCTTCGATTGTGGTCATTGTCCCGGCCCTGATGATCGGCTGGTACGCCTCCCGCGGCCGCATTAACGAGATTGCCGCCGGGCGCGACGGCTTTACTGGCGCCCACCCGGTGATCGCCCACCACAGCCACGCGACGGCAGCCGCCGACGCCGCCGACGCCGGCTCCAACAGTGGCCCCGCGGCGCCCTAG